The Dama dama isolate Ldn47 chromosome 29, ASM3311817v1, whole genome shotgun sequence DNA window CTAGCATCAGGTGCTGTGCTAGGCTATAGGAATAACATGGTAAAGAAAAAGAGACATGGCCCCTGCCCTCATGAAATTTACAATCtagctgtattttatttttgtaattaattttagTTGATTAGttaattttaagtaatttaaatggtttattgaaatataattgacgtACAATAGTTGTTTGAAGAAAGTACAATAGCTGCACTGATGAATAAGGCAGAAGTTAAGGGttctgtatatagtccatggggtcgcaaagagtcggacaggactgagcgactttcacttccacttatGAAGGGAACACGCACATACAGGAGGAAAGTGAGATCTGAAAGTTGTATATAGATGTTAACTGTGCAGAAACAGCCCCGGGGACAGTTAATGTTATTTTGTGTCTGGCTATATAGTCGCTGCTTAAAATGAGACGTGCTTTACTAAAATGCAAAAGCAGCCGTGCTGAGAATGAGCCCCGTGAGGTTGGTGCGCGTGGAGGCGCACTGCCTGCGTAACTGTAGCAGCTGACGGATGACACCCCCGCAACACGCCGCTCGGCTTCCCCACCCCGAGGGCAGGAGGATCGCTTCTTGGCGGGCTTAGTCGTGAGAAGCAGGGTAAGTCTACGCGCACGGGCGCGTGGCACTCTCTGCCTAAGGTCCGGGGACTTTCCCCTAGGCGCGAACAAGGAACTAGTCCTCCGTGTGTAGCCTAGGAAGCAGGCCTTCAGCACGAACCTCGGCCCCACGCTCGCGTTCAAGCTCTTTATAGCGCgagaaggaaatttattttacGGTTAGGGTGAGGAGATTGGTGGCGTAGCACTTAAAAACCACTTCCCGGTATCGCCTTCTAAGAATGTAGGCTTCTGGAGACATTCTGGCTAACAGAATACCTATCCAGGGATAAGGAATGAACTAGTTTCACAAATGAactaagttaagcccacagaccTATGCAAATAAGGCCTGGCCCCGCCCACACGCTAGGTGGGCGTGACCTCCCTGGGAGGCCCGGAGTGGGAATAGCTGGGGGACGCGCCTGCGTGCGCGTGCACCGGTGCGTCCACAACGCCGGCGCCTGCCGCCTTCTCCCCCTGTTGGCCTGCGATGGCGAGCGTGGTGTCGCTCGCGGGTACGCTGGGGCTGCTACTTGTGTCTGCGCTGCCCGAGGTGCTCGGAGACCGCGGCAGCCCCGACCGCCGGGCACACCCAGGTACCAGCGAGGGCTGCTGGAGGGAGGCTGGGACTGCCCCCGGGCCCCAAGCCCCAGCTGTACTGACCcgcctctgccctcctcctcagGCGACGCCGCCCAGGTCGGCCCTGGGGCCGCGGAACCCGGGCGGCACTCGCCGCCGTCCGAGAACCAGCGCGAGCGGGCTCGGTCCGGGCCGCTGCCCTTGGGGGCGCTGTACACCGCGGCCGCCGTGGCTTTTGTGCTGTACAAGTGTTTGCAGGTGCGGGACGGTCAGGGGTGGGGATGCCCGGCCCTGAATCTCGATGAGGGCGCCATGGTACCAAGAACAAGACACGTTTTCCCGTcattctgtaaaatgaagataggaGTTCCCTGACTTTCCAACATGATGGGGTTAGTTAAAGCATCCAGCGAGGTAATGGATGTGAAGGGCTCTTGGTTAATTTTAAACAGTAACCATCACATTTAATCCTTCCAACAATCCATTGAAGAGGTTgtcacttgctcaaggtcacgcaGAGATAGTAACTGGTGGCGCTAAAATTTGAACCCAGCAAATGTCCATACTATAGTAAGTACGGTTCCTCGTGAGTTTCCAAGCTTGGCACGAGCAGTTGATTACTGTAGCCAGAGTTTTTAAGAGTTCAAGGAACTAAGTAGTCTCAAGTTATCCTTGGGAAGGAGGCCCTGAAATGTGAACTGACAGTACATTTTGGTTGATTAAAACTGTTGAAATGGAAAGTAGTACCTCCCAGGGCTTTCTCTTCAGCCCTGGCCCTATCACTTACATTGGGAAATAGAGGACTGAGCCAATTTGGAGATGACATGAAACTAGGAGGGCTAGCTAATCATGATCCATAGTAGACTTAACAGGCTAGGATGAGGGGCTGAATTTAATGGTGAAATTTTACAAGGATAGATAAATTCTATTCTTGGACCCAAGTATAGTCTGAAAGAAACTTAATTCTCTTGAGGGCACTGTTTTAAAAGCATtgctgtggttcagtcactaagttgtgtctgactctgcgacatcatggactgcagcgtgtcaggcttcccagtccttcaccatctcccagactttgctcaaactcatgtccattgagtcggtaatgccatctctTAAACCAGagtaacggagaaggcaatggcaccctactccagtactcttgcctggaaaatcccatggatggaggagcctggtaggatgcgGTCCATGGgttcactaagagttggacacgactgagcgacttcactctcacttttcacgttcatgcattggagaaggaaatggcaacccattccagtgttcttgcctggagaatcccagggataggggagcctggtgggctgccgtctatggggtcacagagtcggacaagactgaagtgacttaacagcagcaaaCCAGAGTAAagcacccagagaaaaccatgtcAAATGAGCACTGACTGAAAAACATTGGTGCTGTTGAATCAGAGAAGACAGGGAGTTTGACTGTTGCCTTCAAATTCCTGAGGGGCTGTCATGTTGAAAAGATGATTTTGGAAGGCTCTACTCAGCACCATGAAAAGAAGATAACGTGATGGATTGTGTCTGGCTTTGTGTATAAACTAAACCAGAGCTTTATCAAACAATAGAGCTTCTCCTTCCTGGAGGTGTTTTAGGAGATTGAACAGCAACCACACATGGGGGGTACTGACATATTGCTTCCTGTCCTGAGTGAGGAGCTGGAATAGATATGATTATGATTctctgagataaaaaaaaaaatctactagcTTTGTCTATCTGAAATTATCCTTGGCCTTTATCTGGCTTTGGAGACTGAGGTTATTGAGGTCCTTGTTGCTGCAGTATCCCCCTTGCCTTTTTCCACAGCAGGGGAAAGATGAGGCTGCTGTTCTCCAAGAGGAGGAAGGCAAGAAGGATTCATTGCAGTCAGGTGGGTTTTGCAGAGGTCTGTGCTTGGTGGGGGATTAAGGGACAGCAGAAAGTAAGTAACCGTTGCTCTTTTCTCCCATACCCCCAGAGCAACAGCTGGCCCAGCTGACACAACAGCTTGTCCAGACAGAGCAACACCTGAACAGTCTGATGGCCCAGCTGGACCCCCTTTTTGAGCGGTAAGGAGAGCAATGACCCTGTGGCTAGAGAGAACTTGTGGTGGGTGGGAGAGGTGGGGACAGAGATTGGGCAGCCTCTGAATGGACATGTCTGCAGTGTGACTACCCTGGCTGGAGCCCAGCAGGAGCTTCTGCACATGAAGCTACAGACTATCCACCAGCTGTTACAAGACAGCAAACCGAACAAGGGTGTGGAGGTTCCAGAACCAGGTACAGGGTTGGGAGGTGACAGTCTGCTGGAGGTAGAGACAAAGCCTCTGAAACTGGAACATGCCTGATCTCCCTCCTCACAGAGGCCAGCATACCCTTTGCCGAGGACTTCTGTATAGAGGAGGATGAGGAAGAGGCTGGTGACAGTCAGGCCTGGGAGGAGCCCCTAAATTGGAACACAGGGACAAGGAACTTAGCTCCTCCCAGGGAAATGGAGCCCACGCTAAGGAGAAGATGCAGGAAGTCTGCAGCACAGGGCCGCAGTCACAGCCCCcattggaaagaaggaaaaacagtgGATGGTTTAGTAAAACAGAGTCTGTTCCTGTGACTGGATGCTCCTGTGTGCTTTTTCCATTCCAGCTgtacacacacggacacacacacccacccccacccctccttaCTAGGTGCCTAAGAACAACCAGGCCTTCTTGAAAAGCTTCCCTTATTAGGACTTAAAGAggccgccttccagtgcaggagacaagaagATAGAGGGAGCTCCAGTTCTTTTATTTGTATTCCTGAGGCCACAGTCATGCCAGCCTTGAGGGCACAAAAATCCCTTTTCTCGTATCGCATAGCTGAGACAAAATGgcttctccagaaaagaaaaagctttacTGAAGTCCGGTgggaaaataaattacagaaactATATACAACATAAAAACAGCCACAATTGCAAAGCTGCAAACTTGATAAACAGCTGTCCAAAGACACAGCACCAAACTTATCAGCCCCAGATCCCCTCCTCTGTATTGGGTGGTTCAGCTGAGTCGGACTTGGTGTCCTGATTCTTTAAGAGCTGGTCAGAGGACATGGTGTGTCTTGGTCTCAGGCAAACACAAAATGATTCTTctcaaaccatgaagagtctgtgTTTTGTTAGTAAGATTCCTTTGTACCCCTGATTCTGACCTATCCCCATGGTATCCTGGACTCTGGAATTTGTAAGATTCCTCTAGTTCTTCTGGCTGCTGTGGAGAGAAAACAGTTCAGGCACTGGCATGAGCACTCTATTCCGACAAAATCACCTGGGGTGTTGGACGGGGGCgtgcttggggggtgggggtgggtt harbors:
- the CCDC107 gene encoding coiled-coil domain-containing protein 107 isoform X2; its protein translation is MASVVSLAGTLGLLLVSALPEVLGDRGSPDRRAHPGDAAQVGPGAAEPGRHSPPSENQRERARSGPLPLGALYTAAAVAFVLYKCLQGKDEAAVLQEEEGKKDSLQSEQQLAQLTQQLVQTEQHLNSLMAQLDPLFERVTTLAGAQQELLHMKLQTIHQLLQDSKPNKGVEVPEPEASIPFAEDFCIEEDEEEAGDSQAWEEPLNWNTGTRNLAPPREMEPTLRRRCRKSAAQGRSHSPHWKEGKTVDGLVKQSLFL
- the CCDC107 gene encoding coiled-coil domain-containing protein 107 isoform X1, with the translated sequence MASVVSLAGTLGLLLVSALPEVLGDRGSPDRRAHPGDAAQVGPGAAEPGRHSPPSENQRERARSGPLPLGALYTAAAVAFVLYKCLQQGKDEAAVLQEEEGKKDSLQSEQQLAQLTQQLVQTEQHLNSLMAQLDPLFERVTTLAGAQQELLHMKLQTIHQLLQDSKPNKGVEVPEPEASIPFAEDFCIEEDEEEAGDSQAWEEPLNWNTGTRNLAPPREMEPTLRRRCRKSAAQGRSHSPHWKEGKTVDGLVKQSLFL